The window TTGCTACTGTGCtcatatatttcatgttttccaTATTTCCCAAAAATTGCGTGAGAAGAACTTTTAATCCCAGATTCAAGGAAGCAGCAAAGCCCTTGATTCTGATCATTAGGCCTTTTCTTAGAGTAGTCTCTGCATGAAATTGTTTCTCCTACTGATTTAAAGTATTGCAATTATGAGTGGATTTTTTGCTCTAGTCCTGTCATTTCATGATTCAGAACCTTGTGTTAATATCAGATCAGACTAATTGCATGTGTTGTCTGTTAATCCTAGGTCAGACTAATTGCATCTGTCCCTGGTTATCACACGGGTTCCAATCTGAAAAAGTGGGGACATATGAAGCTCTGCAGTGTTCTACAGGAGTGTATTTTTGACAAAGAGTTTCAGAAATCTCCCCTTGCTTATCAGGTATGGCTGAACCTCTTTCAGAACAGTATGACAGTGTATTCATGCTTCTAGTCTCTtgtttatttcttcaattccaTTCAGCATCCTGCTGAAATTCTGTCTTAAGCATAAAAATTTAGGGATAGGAACATGACACGATGTCTTTACAGTTAAGTCTTTCTACTCATCCCTAGTTCCTTGCATCAGTAGAGAGTCAAcatttttgcttgggaggctattTGGGGAAGAATTCTAACTATGGATCAATCAAGGtttgaaatatcggtaaacatagatatattggtacttggattttacagatatatcggaaatataggagaaaaatatcggtggatattttaacaaaaatatcaatgaagcgaaaattattgagaattcatgggaatgcttgaaaaaactcaaaaaaaaaaaaatgataaaataagcaaaaatataatgttaaagttattttgtaagtataaTTGATATAAGTacaattaaagataatatttatcaattttttataaaaaaaatagtttaaattcttttaatatatttatattcatttattttaaaaattttaaaaatacttttattaaaacatgtgttattacattttaaataaaaaaattaaattgatttatataaaatgttttatttgagatttaatttctaaaattttattacaaatattttgtgacaattttttctattaatattaatttatttaaataattaaattattaataatttatcttatcaaattaattttaatttattaaatattagggcttcattaatttttttatattgtagcaaattttgagtaaaattatatttttaatattttaaaataaaaacatttaaaataaaataaaattaaaaggataaataaaaaaattaagagtgaagtgatagtaattttttaaaataggattaatgagataaatataaaaagtagttaaaaataaaaggataatataaaataaaatgataatataaatttaaaataaaagatatattaaaaaataataatttaaaaatggataaattcaaaaaaaaaaattcaaaaagcgATTTTTTGTGCTCTCTTCCGTTGCCACCGCATGTCGTCCCACGCTCGATTTCAATTTTTTCGCTGATATATCGCCTTTGAACCAATATTTTGCTAATTTTGCCGAAATTTCCCTGAAATTCCTGTTGAATGATAATCGGTGCCTCACTTCGAGCCCCACCAATATTTGATATTTCGGCGAAAAAAACTGACATTTCAATCATTGGGATCAACTAAAAAGGAGGGGTTGGATTTTACCAAGCAGGTGCTATTTGTGTAAAGCAGATGAAGAATAAGCAAATCATGTGCTTATTCATTGTCCCAAGGTAGCTATGATTTggcattttgttttttctctttttggtgttTAGTGGGTTATGCCCAATTCTATCTAGGAAACCATTCTTAGTTGGAATGGCTCCTTtgttggaaagaaaagaaaaaaggtgtaGAATGCAACtcctttatgtttattttggactttatggaaggagagaaatagaagaatcTTTGAAGATACTGAATTAGTGGATCAAACTATTTTACGGTTTTTTTTGTACACGTTTTCAAATTGGGTTAGGGTGCATGTAGATTGTATATCATGGTTCATTttcgatttcattgattggttgggttgtaagtagggggatgattttttttgctattccttttctttttggcctTGTTACcttgtatacatcgtgtatacttTAAGGTGTACATCAAACTTCgtaatacaattatttttacttataaatatatatatatatatatatagggcaAGATGAGAATAACTATTTGGGACACCCAAGATGTAGGATGTGGGACCACCCATCTCTGGGACTCTTAATCTccataaaaataaggaaaaatgtcTCGATGGACTATGGTGTGAAGTAAAGGGGTGATAAAATTATAGGGAACTTGTTACCTatctcaaatatatatatatatatatatacaaggaacctggtttctttttcttaacattcaatcctttttttcttgttgCATTATTAACTGTGAAAGGATGTTACTccttgttttctattctttgaCATTAATGGCACTTGTCCTCTAGATAATGTAATGATATTATCCGATTTGTATCGAGGATGTCAACCCCCATGGATAATGATAGCCCTGTAATTGAGAATATTGAGTACTAATTCCTTTGTTAGATCAGGTGAAGAAGTTTGATGGTATAGCATTTGatttgatggttttttttttctcaaattgaTATCTCTTCGTCATATGAAGTTTCAGGCTTGGTCCTTTCATTTAACCTTGTGCTTATTTTAGTGCATTATAAACACATGAACAGGTTCTGTGTATGTGAATTTGCTGAAAGAATTACTTCAAATCCTTCTAAACCCTTGTCTTATTGCAGTTCTCTTCCCTTGGTTCTTTGGACGAGAAGTGGATGACTGAACTAGCATCCTCAATGTCATCAGGTTCCTGTGATGATAAAACACCTCTTGGTTTAGGCAAACCCCTCATAATATGGCCTACCGTGGAAGATGTCAGATGCTCTTTGGAGGTAATATCAAGTAGATTACTCACtgaataatattttagtttgtTAAGAGTTTTGGTTTAAAGCCACTTTGGTATCAATTAAAGGAAAGACATAGAAATTCttgtttgttattattattttttccaattaaaGTGATAATAATAAATGCCTTTTTTCCCCTTATATCATGCAGTCACattctaaattttattctattttcccTACTTGTACATAAAAAGAAAACCTGTTGTTGATGGTAAAATTTTATGTAAATGACATGATAAAGCATtactcatatttattttctatatttgggAAAATATGTAATTGTACATTTcaaacttccattttcttttctgacaatcagagggaaaatattatgtttttttttttttttttgttggtaatatacatattttttaactcaaattttTATGCTGAATTTGATCGAATGAATGGCTTTGATGCTTTGGTTTTGCTCATGAAAAATTCTAGTGTCCCTTATGATTCAAAATATGAGATGATACACAATAAAGAAAACATGGTGTTGATGCACAAAATGAATGGCGTGGTGACATTAGTATGGCCTGTTTTTCTCTGGAAAGTGATAAAAGATCATTATTATGTATCATAGCTGAAGTCCTTTATGGCCTTTTCTCCCTATTTTGCTCTTATGCTTTTAAGTGTCACTTTACTTACCATGGCCAAAAGCAGCTTATGTATTTGCTTGGGAAGAAGGCCAAATTCCTAATAAACCATTTGAAGATTGCACTTTATTAAATGTGTATTTCCTCTTTAAACTCTGTCCATAGACTTTGTAATTTACCATTGTTTATAAAATGAAGCTTTATTGTAAATATTAGATCTTTTTAAGATCACTTTTATTTTTGCTATTTTCTCTGCTTTTTTTGGTGGTCTTGATTTGACAATAATTATTAGTGGTTTTATTATAGTCTACAACTAAAATATCTAGGCGCATATTACATGTTGGATTCCTGGATATCTTCTTGGCTTCTATATGTGTAAGTTTGCTTTGCATCAATCATACTACATTGTTCAGGGTTATGCAGCTGGAAATGCAATTCCAAGTCCACAAAAAAATGTGGAGAAAGAATTCTTGAAGAAGTATTGGGCAAAATGGAAGGCAACCCACACTGGTCGCTGGTATTGATCTTTAGCAATTGATTTTTGTCACTAGCAATGTAATTGCAGATCCACATTATCGTCTCCATACAATTGCATGCATACCCTATATAGTGAAATGTTAACTGAAGAAATTGGAGTAACCTTATATTTGGCATCTTAGAGTAATATATGGTATGGCTCATTTGGTTGATAAATGCTTCAATGAGTTGAGGAGTTGTAAACTTAGTCTAGACCCATCTCATTGACTAGGTTTGGTTGTAGAAACAGACAATGTAGTTTCAGAAGACTGGGTTGAGTGGCTGAGTTGGTTGTTTCACTAGGCCATCCTTGTGTTTatacatttaattatttaaaaaatttctactttataagtttttgaaatcttatAATAATTTGAGTTTGATACGTAAGAGAGCTTTGGCTTCCATCACAAAATAACTTCCAGgacttcattttttatctttcttttcatttggtgCAAAATATGAGGTTGTTTCATAACCCTGGTTTGTATTATCATCAACCCTTTTTCATACTTGTTGGATGTTacttattattatgtttttcaaTGTTTCAGTCGTGCAATGCCTCATATAAAGACGTACACCCGTTATAATGGTCAAAACCTTGCGTAAGAGTTCATGTCAGACCTTCCAATCATGATTTTAGAAGCTTCAATGTTTGGACTTCTCAGTATATTCCTGTGCCAAGAGGTGGCTAGTTTTAACTGAAACTGTTATGCTTTGCCTTTCCCAACAGTTGGTTCTTGTTAACTTCAGCAAATCTCAGCAAAGCAGCCTGGGGAGCACTCCAGAAGAACAATTCCCAATTGATGATCCGTTCCTATGAGGTATTTGTACTGGAATTGTGTTATCTGGACCACATATTGTATTTATGGACTAATAGTAGTTTGGTCATCTAGTTGTTATAAccactaaaaaacaaaaaaggctGTAATTCTACGATAACAAATGGTGCCTTATAACTGAATCAAGAAGTGCCGTCAGCGTTCTTTTTAGACATTGTATTCTCTAATTATGCTACCTTGCCAAGGACCCATTTTCCTAATCCCTTTTATATGGCATCCTAGGGGATGCAATCACTCCCCAAGAAGACTAGACCAAGTACCTGCTTTGCTGATCTCAAAATGCAGCCTTCCTTGCAGCTTGAGCTCTGTACTGTTGGTATGAAATGGTTATGTAGATACAATTGGCACTGTTTCTGAGAAGAGCTCTTTCCTCTCTGTCCTAGTCTCCTGGTGTTCTGAATATGTGCTACTTTGTTTTATGAGCTGTCTGCATTTGACCTCTTACCTTGTGGCCCCAGTCTTCATCGTCCTCAAGTGCAAAAATAGTtgctaaaatatttttctttgcaGTTCATAGTCTTACCCTTAAGAACAATAATTTAAGGTGCTGATACTCAGGTATGGTGGAGGTCCATGTACGCATCACAGGCTACACTCATCTATTAGTCATTATGCATTCATTTACCTAGCTTTGCATAGGATATTGTCCTATTCATACATAAGAAAGTCTTTCAAACTTTATTATGAGTGGTAAAAAGAGTCTCAAATACTTTGTAGTCTCAGAAATATCTGTGAGAATTAAGACCAGAGAAGGCTAATTTATACACAATTTTTTCACTTTGAAGTTGAGTAGCCTGTCTTCCTTGAAGTTTCCAAGCTATCCCTGTTCctcttcatttttcataataagaTTTTTTGATGCGTATATGATGAATCCCTTGTACAATATATCTGTGCCTCATCTCAGCTGGGAGTACTATTTTTACCATCTCCCATCAACCGTGGTCAGGGATTCTCTTGTACAGACAATGGTAGTCCATCAAAGGTAAGGGCCACATCCCACTCCTAGTACTTAtcaggaaaatagtttttaggaTTATCACATTGAGACTGCTTGCTTGGTCCTTATTCTCTGTTTCAGAATAAATGTGGCTTGTCAGAAAACACAAAATCGCAGAGAACAAAACTGGTGACTCTGACCTGGGAAGGAAACAGAAGTTCAGATTCATCTTCTGAAGTAATTCCATTGCCTGTGCCATACGAACTCCCTCCAAAGCAGTACTCCTCTGAAGGTCCTCCTACATTGTAACCCCAGCTGTGGCCGTGCATTCATCTCCTGGTTTCATCTAACTTGTTTTATTTTACTGTGCAGATGTTCCCTGGTCTTGGGACAGGCGATACTACAAGAAGGATGTTTGTGGTCAAGTTTGGCCAAGACACGTTCAGCTGTACAGTTCCCCAGATTCCTAACCTTGTTCTTATCGTATAATTTGATTTGCATCTTCATCTAGAATCAGCGACAGTGGAATGAAGTTGAATTCATCTTCTAGTTCTATTATGCCCATGGCCCGGTTGCTAGGTGATGCAAACCTCAATCGACACGCTTTGAGACTCAACAAACAGTATTAGAATAATTGTTcaaaaaagctaaaatacagattttttatagaaccctgacccaacgtttataagtgaaacgcgaaccaaaagtataagtaacagaccttgacccaatgattacaatggaatcacAAACCGAAGGTATAAAGTTTGAACGCCACAAGGAAGAATCCTTGATAAGTTCACCGTTCTTGAAGAAtcaaaagaagagcaaagcctcacattttctgattttttatttaattcaattatcccctattacaatgagtgcatgctatttatatgtcatgaaaaaaacttactaaatattaaaaccctaaataaaagttgatttggtcTGAAATTAATAGATCCAAAATAGTAAAATAGCTAAAATTAAGATAGATTTGGCCTAAAATTAGAAGCTCTTGAATAGGAAAAATGTTTATTAACTGATATGGAGTTGGAAAGTCAATTGATCATTAATCCATATCATAAACCACACCCAATCAAGCTAGATTAGCTCTTAATagtttggattaaatttattataccTTCATCTTTCAAGCTTGGAATGTCCTACTTTAGAATCAATTCAAATATCTTGAATTAGTccattaagtgcttctttgatcttTTCGGATCTTGCTTTAGAATCAATTCAAAATCCCACATGCAATAcatccttgaatgcttgttgattctcatcacTAGGCCTGTGAACTTAACCATCTTTGATTATGAGCTCTTGTTTCACGTTCTCTACAATGTGGGATTTTGTCTTTTTAGGATTGTGTTTggaggaaaagaagagaaaagaaaatatcacGTGCATAGAACTCTGTTTCTAGGGCTGTCCGGGCCTAATTCCGACTTGCTTAAATTATTAACGCCATAagattttagaaaattgtttctaaatgataaaaataatatcattttatcaaCCAATATCAATCTACATTGCTGGGAGGCCATGAATTCTTATTGAACCTAaacaatggttttttttgtcttccctcttttttaataaaaataataataagtagcaTTCCTCTTTAATACGAATTCAAATACTATAAATTGATTtactttacattttttatttttttggacgTGCTAATAATAGTTTATccgtttttattttcaagaggaaaaaaaaagtaatagcTGGATAAACACATTtggaagttgtttttaaaatggtttttaggtaatttttttagaataggaaaaaaatgttttaagagTCTAATATTATACACAAATGTACAGGAATTTGTTCCCATATATTTGACTTTTCTACataattttattcctaaaaaaattaaaaattattcacAAAACAGAATGTGACCAAACAACTTTCAATTATCCTCTCTCCTCCCTGTTTTCCTTATTTcaggtggttttttttttatataaattagaaTGGTTGAAAAGCAGATGAAAGCAGAACAAAAGAGCAAGACACGTGGCAAAAAGGGCAACTGAAAAATCATACTTAGGCATGCAAATCGGGTGACAGTTGAGGAGGATATTTCATATTTGTTATACTGACACTAGTTTTGAAGCAGTACCAGTCTTCCAATTCCCCCACCATTTCTGTTTTTTCGTTTTCTCTGCCATGGATGTCATCTTTGAACCTCAGGGAGGGGAACCGTTCAGCCTTGAACTGGGTTTCTTCGATACTGTTCTTGAGATCAAAGAGAAGGTTCAGAAATACCATGGCATACCCGCTTCCAGACAGACCCTCTTCTTCAATGGCCACCTTCTCCAAGACAATCGTGACATCCCCTCCATGCAGATGTTCTACAACTGCCGCATTCAGATGATTATCTCTCCAGACCCACCCTCCGAGATGCCGCCGCCGCTCATCAACATCGAAGATTCTCCGCCCCCCAACAACCTTCAAGAAGACCCATCTCCTCCGCCTCCGCCTCCacttccacctccacctccctCCACCAAAATTCAAATACTCCTCAGAATCCCCACCTCCAAGATTCATCTCTCCATCGAGATGGATCTTGCTCACACCGTCGGGAGGTTGAAGGAGAAGATTCATGAAATGGAGGGCATCCCTGTTAACCGGATGGTGCTTTATTGGAGAGGGCGTGAGC of the Vitis vinifera cultivar Pinot Noir 40024 chromosome 10, ASM3070453v1 genome contains:
- the LOC100247070 gene encoding tyrosyl-DNA phosphodiesterase 1 isoform X2, coding for MDAQNMESNEVSLSRKRMRQVSEDEAFARKLQAEMENDVLVQERSLVTGKSGYSQASTASIPSSHMNSEAIRHFSIPKDNLPLTYRLLRVKDLPAWANTSSVSIRDVIQGDVLIAVLSNYMVDIDWLLSSCPTLAKIPHVLVIHGEGDGTLDHMKKNKPPNWILHKPPLPISFGTHHSKAMLLVYPRGVRVIVHTANLIYVDWNNKSQGLWMQDFPWKVQKELSKGCAFENDLIDYLSVLKWPEFTANLPALGSFNINSSFFKKFDYSNAVVRLIASVPGYHTGSNLKKWGHMKLCSVLQECIFDKEFQKSPLAYQFSSLGSLDEKWMTELASSMSSGSCDDKTPLGLGKPLIIWPTVEDVRCSLEGYAAGNAIPSPQKNVEKEFLKKYWAKWKATHTGRCRAMPHIKTYTRYNGQNLAWFLLTSANLSKAAWGALQKNNSQLMIRSYELGVLFLPSPINRGQGFSCTDNGSPSKNKCGLSENTKSQRTKLVTLTWEGNRSSDSSSEVIPLPVPYELPPKQYSSEDVPWSWDRRYYKKDVCGQVWPRHVQLYSSPDS
- the LOC100252194 gene encoding ubiquitin-NEDD8-like protein RUB2 gives rise to the protein MDVIFEPQGGEPFSLELGFFDTVLEIKEKVQKYHGIPASRQTLFFNGHLLQDNRDIPSMQMFYNCRIQMIISPDPPSEMPPPLINIEDSPPPNNLQEDPSPPPPPPLPPPPPSTKIQILLRIPTSKIHLSIEMDLAHTVGRLKEKIHEMEGIPVNRMVLYWRGRELQDSRSLRDCELSDRSEIDVGIKPLPAASGSGSKRLKLMVMSKCGTKKVPVEVNPLDNVGELRKELEKLDQRFQFHLPPEGYFFIYKQNVMDDDRSFRWHHVGQGDTVEIFNGCVTGGS